One Kaistella polysaccharea DNA segment encodes these proteins:
- the brxL gene encoding BREX system Lon protease-like protein BrxL: MNALDIKLNQYFPGKVVRKDLTKLVKGNAIVPMYVLEYLLGQYCATDDPETIVQGVETVKSVISKHFVHRDEAQIIKSMVREKGSHRIIDKVSVKLNDKKDQYEASFANLGLNAVPISAEVVTDFQKLLTHGVWCILTLAYVSTDEKGSTPWIIESLKPIQISNINIAEFKEARSNFTKEEWVDILLQTMGLNPDEFTYRSKLLQLSRLVPFVENNYNLIELGPKGTGKSHIFSELSPHGILISGGEVTKAKLFVNNSSGEIGLVGYWDVVAYDEFAGKSKNVDRGMVDIMKNYMANKSFSRGTQVYGASASMVFVGNTDHSVSYMLKHSNLFDALPKDYYDTAFLDRIHAYLPGWEVQKLRNDMFTSNYGFIVDYLAEILKELRKEDWNNEYSKYFELSNTITTRDKDGVTKTLGGLLKVIYPHGIYTEEEVRELLEFAIECRKRVKLQLQVMDETFEEVDFSYTVKGSGKVVTVETLEVLEHLTTAPSAEIFNDTESISDFNSEIQLKVELVEGQKILRDNQTGISFNNLFGNYLVGATDIQIIDPYVRLPYQLRNLMELLKLISEKKTQDEEVKVHLITINNEDFVQDSKDAFEQMTMSLESVGILFTYEFDNFIHDRSIELNNGWKIVLGRGLDIWQKTGGWYDINEYVQEKRLCKACEVTFVKKKVSTPRVKDNIGKMKSTAPKEKSGKQLYLVLAKQWFNEILEGTKTEEYRAFTDHNISRLAICDDGEFIDCKQYETVKFQLGYTKDAPQMIVEVKEVYIEMQDEDCDQLTTDNCHFVIVLGDILEKKNC; this comes from the coding sequence ATGAACGCACTTGATATAAAACTTAACCAATATTTCCCTGGGAAGGTTGTAAGAAAAGACCTTACGAAATTGGTAAAAGGAAACGCCATTGTACCCATGTATGTGTTGGAATATCTACTTGGTCAATATTGTGCAACCGATGATCCCGAGACCATCGTACAGGGAGTAGAAACGGTGAAATCTGTAATCTCTAAACACTTTGTACACCGAGATGAAGCACAAATTATTAAATCGATGGTTCGTGAAAAAGGATCTCATCGAATTATTGATAAAGTTTCGGTTAAACTGAACGATAAGAAAGATCAGTATGAGGCGTCGTTTGCGAACTTGGGACTAAATGCAGTTCCGATTTCCGCAGAAGTGGTTACTGATTTTCAGAAACTTCTTACTCATGGAGTTTGGTGTATTCTAACTTTGGCTTATGTCTCAACTGATGAGAAAGGTTCCACTCCTTGGATCATTGAGTCTTTGAAACCAATTCAGATTTCGAACATAAACATAGCGGAGTTCAAGGAAGCAAGATCAAATTTCACCAAAGAAGAATGGGTTGATATCCTTTTGCAAACGATGGGTTTAAATCCTGATGAATTTACGTACAGATCTAAACTATTACAGTTAAGTCGTCTTGTTCCGTTTGTAGAAAACAATTATAACCTTATAGAACTCGGTCCGAAAGGAACAGGTAAATCTCATATTTTCTCAGAACTTTCTCCCCATGGAATTTTGATCTCAGGAGGTGAAGTTACCAAAGCAAAACTATTCGTAAATAACAGTTCAGGAGAAATTGGTTTGGTTGGTTATTGGGATGTGGTGGCTTATGATGAATTTGCAGGAAAATCTAAAAATGTTGACCGTGGTATGGTCGACATCATGAAGAATTACATGGCAAACAAGAGTTTCTCCCGTGGAACTCAAGTTTATGGTGCTTCTGCTTCAATGGTTTTTGTTGGCAATACAGATCACAGTGTTTCCTATATGTTAAAACATTCCAACCTGTTTGATGCACTTCCAAAAGATTATTATGACACCGCATTTTTGGACAGAATCCACGCCTATCTCCCAGGATGGGAAGTTCAGAAATTAAGAAATGATATGTTTACTTCCAACTATGGATTTATCGTAGATTATCTTGCAGAGATTCTGAAAGAGTTACGTAAAGAAGATTGGAACAACGAGTACAGTAAATATTTTGAACTATCAAATACCATTACCACAAGAGATAAAGATGGTGTTACCAAAACATTAGGTGGTTTACTGAAAGTAATATATCCACATGGAATTTACACTGAAGAGGAAGTTCGTGAACTTTTAGAGTTCGCGATAGAATGCAGAAAAAGGGTAAAACTCCAACTTCAAGTGATGGATGAAACCTTTGAGGAAGTTGATTTTAGTTATACGGTTAAAGGATCAGGGAAAGTTGTTACCGTTGAGACGTTAGAAGTGTTGGAGCATCTTACAACCGCTCCGTCAGCAGAAATATTCAATGATACAGAATCGATAAGTGATTTCAATTCTGAAATCCAACTTAAAGTAGAATTAGTTGAAGGACAGAAAATTCTTCGAGATAATCAAACAGGGATTTCCTTCAACAATTTATTCGGGAATTATTTAGTTGGTGCTACGGATATCCAAATCATAGATCCTTACGTAAGGCTTCCTTACCAACTGAGAAATTTGATGGAACTACTCAAACTTATTTCTGAGAAAAAAACTCAGGATGAAGAAGTGAAAGTTCATCTTATAACGATAAACAACGAAGATTTTGTTCAGGATTCAAAAGATGCTTTCGAACAGATGACCATGTCTTTAGAATCAGTTGGGATCTTATTTACTTATGAATTCGACAACTTTATTCATGACCGTTCCATCGAGTTAAATAACGGTTGGAAGATCGTATTAGGACGAGGTCTCGACATTTGGCAGAAAACAGGTGGTTGGTATGATATCAATGAATACGTTCAGGAAAAAAGACTCTGTAAGGCTTGTGAAGTTACATTTGTAAAAAAAAAAGTTAGCACCCCAAGAGTAAAAGATAATATAGGAAAAATGAAAAGTACTGCTCCCAAAGAAAAGAGTGGTAAACAATTGTATTTGGTTTTAGCCAAACAATGGTTTAATGAAATTCTCGAGGGAACGAAAACTGAAGAGTATCGTGCTTTTACTGATCATAACATCAGTCGTCTTGCAATATGTGACGATGGAGAGTTTATTGACTGTAAACAATATGAGACGGTTAAATTCCAACTTGGTTACACCAAAGATGCACCGCAAATGATTGTGGAAGTAAAAGAAGTTTATATCGAAATGCAGGATGAGGACTGTGACCAATTAACAACGGATAACTGTCACTTTGTAATTGTTCTCGGGGATATTTTGGAGAAGAAAAATTGCTAA
- the pglZ gene encoding BREX-1 system phosphatase PglZ type A, producing the protein MNKIEEALHKLFGKHRLIFWYDENQELMDQYNELSLENVKKIHVQGNEFEVKHIVVKQFPTDQFLLYFNDKKPLNEENWLLDLELANYIFQTDQEAMFLQEMGLSYHLKELVGEHLEFFKAKDRRNKLKEYIDKDDDFLTIRYKMLAVVFGTENISLPTFVHTFGSAYIDNSDRYEKELERYNLTEFFWKEIERKYKYFNETPTIYDFLLEVFSNNFSLGKKTELSKESRLLLSLWKDTFQYREYFGKISDKISTDTDVEAKLNSAVIEDILSDDTYKLIDLKIIHELVHLISEEDISVERVGQMVKERENKFWFQEYENFYLCLLYASQLISLIRKYGNTKYESFNEGVTNYSDVLYEIDQTYRKFVWSYRKTNQNKILSELSEKIDKVYSNDWLMVYGNNWQKVIDKTTKWEPQNSQSDFYNTYIKSSFEKQRRLFVIISDAFRYECGVEFTKRLQAENRFEATISTMVSSLPSYTKLGMASLLPHNNLTIKEGSDFVLADGMSTEGVQGRTKVLQTNAGSRTTAIGAEDFMSMNSAKEGREFVKQYDLIYIYHNRIDNTGDDKVTERKGFDAVEEEIAFLMKMTRKVNAMNGKNMIITSDHGFIYQDNKIDESDYSRSDHSGELWSINRRFIIGKNLINDNATKKFNGEDLGLQSGIDVLIPKSINRLRVKGSGSRFIHGGSTLQEIVIPVIKVSVKDVSTTSNVEIDIIKSTDKITTNILAVSFMQKELVTEQMLPRFIRAVIVADDGEELSDQFKFKFDIEEGSERQKEVKYRFQLSSKASGKYKNQTVRLVLEEPVENSTKWKEYKEFYYTLNISFTNDFDD; encoded by the coding sequence ATGAACAAGATAGAAGAGGCACTCCATAAACTTTTCGGGAAACACCGACTTATTTTTTGGTACGATGAGAACCAAGAACTCATGGATCAGTACAACGAACTGTCACTTGAAAACGTGAAAAAAATTCACGTGCAGGGAAATGAGTTTGAAGTAAAACACATCGTGGTTAAGCAGTTTCCAACGGATCAGTTCTTATTATACTTCAATGATAAAAAACCATTGAATGAAGAGAATTGGTTATTGGATTTAGAGTTAGCAAACTACATTTTCCAAACTGATCAGGAAGCCATGTTCTTACAGGAAATGGGATTGAGTTATCATCTCAAAGAATTGGTGGGTGAACATCTTGAGTTCTTCAAAGCAAAAGACAGACGAAATAAATTAAAAGAATACATAGATAAAGATGATGATTTCTTGACCATTCGATATAAAATGTTAGCAGTGGTTTTCGGGACAGAAAACATTAGTCTTCCAACCTTTGTTCACACTTTCGGTTCAGCATATATTGATAACAGTGATCGATATGAAAAGGAACTTGAACGTTACAATCTAACAGAATTCTTTTGGAAAGAGATTGAAAGAAAGTACAAGTATTTCAATGAAACCCCAACGATCTATGATTTTCTTTTGGAGGTATTCTCCAACAATTTTTCTTTGGGGAAGAAAACTGAACTCTCCAAAGAATCCCGACTCTTACTTTCTCTATGGAAAGATACTTTTCAGTACAGAGAATATTTTGGTAAGATTTCCGATAAGATTTCCACCGATACCGATGTTGAAGCAAAACTAAATTCAGCGGTGATCGAAGATATTCTGAGTGATGACACCTATAAATTGATTGACCTGAAGATTATTCATGAGTTGGTGCATCTGATTTCTGAAGAAGATATTTCTGTGGAAAGAGTTGGACAGATGGTGAAGGAAAGAGAAAATAAGTTTTGGTTTCAGGAGTATGAAAATTTCTATCTGTGTTTGCTTTATGCTTCCCAACTCATCTCATTAATCCGTAAATACGGTAATACGAAATACGAAAGTTTCAACGAAGGAGTGACTAATTACTCCGATGTTTTGTATGAGATCGATCAAACGTACAGGAAGTTTGTTTGGAGTTACAGAAAAACGAATCAGAATAAAATACTATCTGAATTATCGGAGAAGATTGACAAAGTATATTCCAACGATTGGTTGATGGTTTATGGAAATAATTGGCAGAAAGTAATCGATAAAACGACCAAGTGGGAACCACAAAATAGTCAGTCGGACTTTTACAATACCTACATAAAATCATCATTTGAAAAGCAACGCAGATTATTCGTCATTATCTCTGATGCCTTTAGATACGAATGTGGTGTAGAATTTACCAAAAGATTACAGGCGGAAAATAGATTTGAAGCCACTATATCAACAATGGTTTCAAGTTTACCGTCTTATACCAAACTTGGCATGGCTTCGTTACTGCCACATAATAATTTAACCATTAAGGAAGGATCAGATTTTGTGTTGGCGGACGGAATGTCAACGGAAGGTGTGCAAGGCAGAACAAAAGTTCTGCAGACTAACGCAGGCTCTCGTACAACTGCAATTGGAGCTGAAGATTTTATGAGTATGAATTCTGCAAAAGAAGGAAGGGAATTTGTAAAGCAGTACGATCTTATCTATATTTATCACAATCGCATTGACAATACGGGGGACGATAAAGTTACGGAAAGAAAGGGGTTTGATGCGGTGGAGGAAGAAATTGCGTTTCTCATGAAAATGACGAGGAAAGTTAATGCCATGAATGGAAAAAATATGATTATTACTTCCGATCATGGATTTATCTATCAAGATAATAAAATTGATGAAAGTGATTATAGTAGATCAGATCATTCAGGTGAACTATGGAGCATAAACAGGAGATTTATCATCGGGAAGAATTTGATTAATGACAATGCAACCAAGAAATTTAATGGTGAAGATTTAGGTTTACAATCAGGAATTGATGTGTTAATTCCTAAGTCTATTAATAGATTAAGAGTAAAGGGTTCAGGATCGAGATTTATACATGGAGGTTCTACTTTGCAGGAAATCGTAATTCCTGTAATTAAAGTTTCGGTTAAAGATGTTTCTACGACAAGTAACGTCGAAATTGATATCATAAAATCAACTGATAAGATCACGACTAATATTTTGGCAGTTTCTTTTATGCAAAAAGAATTGGTCACTGAACAGATGTTACCGAGATTTATCCGTGCGGTAATTGTGGCAGATGATGGTGAAGAATTAAGTGATCAGTTTAAATTTAAATTCGATATCGAAGAAGGTAGCGAACGACAAAAAGAGGTAAAATACCGTTTCCAACTGTCATCTAAGGCAAGTGGAAAATATAAGAACCAAACAGTTCGGTTGGTTTTAGAAGAACCTGTGGAGAATTCTACCAAGTGGAAAGAATATAAAGAGTTTTATTACACTTTAAACATTTCATTTACCAACGACTTCGATGATTAA
- the pglX gene encoding BREX-1 system adenine-specific DNA-methyltransferase PglX, with the protein MNTNILKKFAQQTRLKLMEQISSKLEYVLNTDSPELREKSEQVSKLKEILSKSTKQEIVDRVSYTWFNRLMALRFMDVNDYQPIGTKVVTPNDGYTLPEILDEAKRGHISDDLKLDRQKIFDILDGKIPSNDSQNEAYRNLLIASCNHLSSVFPFLFERINDYTELLLPDDLTSELSVIQDFRDGMSAEDCAEVEIIGWLYQFYISERKDEVFASKSAVEKEDIPAATQLFTPRWIVEYMVQNTVGKLWLQNKPNSKLREHMPYFIESPSVTSEDYLNLNSIEELTLLDQACGSGHILVYGFDLLYKIYEEEGYNPTEIPELIITKNLHGFEIDERASQLAGMALMMKARSYHRRFFKKEVEPNILQYQDVSFTKEELMSVLVLTYLDKSSKFQYDLEVMEQATNYGSLMIAKSSEEFLENALLQIEKVYPKADVFQAELLERLKLAVNQLLPLSKKYHCIVDNPPYMGGGNMNKVLGEFVKKNYPDSKADLMTCFMEAGLNMLLPKGILGMINLPSWLFLSSFEKLRVKIIKEKYIDSLLHMGRGIFGIDWGSTAFIIQNQILFRDSNYFKLHKRNFQHLYPEDIRDIFLKVKQDNTIKINFDKYREGDVISSVVELVDEKGLQISYTANQNDFKKIPGSPIGYWLNQNFIDKLHSSDKLKEIANPRKGLVTLDDTRFIKLWFEMSRERTNFEGNSKDISLTENKKWNIINKGGGKCKWYGMNHFVINWSNNGDELKRYIVKKYKGGSYTKEIRSENLYFKKGITWGGITSGIPTFRYFGEGVIFSSSGPSAFPKESDLNYILGFLNSKISAKILEVFSPTLSVLSGDIAKLPIIFSNQVDIDSKVLSLISISKQEWNSHETSWDFQQNEFIRLKSQELEETYDLYQLYWKNKFTQLHKNEEELNRQFIEIYGLQDELTPEVTFEDITILKEETKIVDGELVFQAKEIMAQFISYAVGCMFGRYSLDQEGLILANQGETLEDYIEKVGKEKGHLTFVPDADNIIPVLDDEWFEDDIVNRFYAFLKASFGVQYFDKNLAFLEESLGKDIRKYFIKDFYEDHIKRYKKRPIYWMFSSPKGSFNVLIYMHRYTQDSLNKILNGYLVQYREKLNTKIENLDHIIVTGSSAEQTKAQKEKDRLKLVIMELVDYEREILRPLAIERISIDLDDGVLVNYNKFGKAIKDVAGLNDAKTKKKVREFDWISTAEIR; encoded by the coding sequence ATGAATACTAATATTTTAAAAAAGTTCGCTCAACAAACCCGACTCAAACTCATGGAACAAATCAGTTCCAAGTTGGAGTATGTTCTGAATACAGATTCCCCTGAACTTCGGGAAAAGAGTGAACAGGTCAGTAAATTAAAAGAAATCCTGTCTAAATCCACCAAACAGGAAATCGTGGATCGGGTGTCATACACTTGGTTCAACAGGTTGATGGCGTTGCGTTTTATGGATGTGAACGATTACCAACCGATCGGAACGAAAGTCGTAACTCCCAATGATGGTTATACTTTACCTGAGATTTTGGACGAAGCAAAAAGAGGTCATATTTCTGATGATCTGAAATTAGACCGTCAAAAGATTTTTGATATTTTAGATGGGAAAATCCCAAGTAATGATTCTCAGAATGAAGCATACCGAAATCTTTTAATCGCTTCCTGTAATCATTTAAGTTCCGTATTTCCTTTCCTTTTTGAACGGATTAACGATTACACCGAACTCCTTCTTCCTGATGATTTAACGTCTGAATTATCCGTTATTCAGGATTTTAGGGATGGAATGTCTGCCGAAGATTGTGCGGAAGTTGAAATCATTGGTTGGTTGTATCAGTTTTATATTTCTGAAAGGAAAGATGAAGTTTTCGCTTCAAAGAGTGCCGTTGAGAAAGAAGATATTCCTGCCGCAACACAGTTGTTTACTCCACGATGGATCGTAGAATATATGGTACAAAATACGGTTGGGAAATTGTGGTTACAGAACAAGCCCAATTCCAAACTGCGGGAACACATGCCGTATTTTATTGAGTCACCGTCTGTAACTTCTGAGGATTATTTAAATTTAAATTCCATAGAAGAATTGACCTTATTGGATCAGGCGTGTGGAAGTGGACATATTTTAGTGTACGGTTTTGATTTGCTTTATAAAATCTATGAAGAGGAAGGTTACAACCCAACCGAAATCCCTGAACTGATTATTACCAAAAATTTACACGGTTTTGAAATCGATGAACGTGCTTCCCAATTAGCGGGAATGGCACTCATGATGAAAGCAAGAAGTTACCACCGTAGATTTTTCAAGAAAGAAGTTGAACCAAATATTCTTCAATATCAGGATGTTTCTTTTACCAAAGAGGAACTGATGAGTGTTTTGGTTTTAACTTATTTAGATAAATCATCTAAATTTCAGTATGATCTTGAAGTAATGGAACAGGCAACCAATTACGGTTCTTTAATGATAGCAAAATCTTCTGAGGAGTTTCTCGAAAATGCTTTATTACAAATAGAAAAAGTTTATCCTAAAGCCGATGTCTTTCAGGCAGAACTTTTGGAAAGATTGAAATTGGCAGTTAATCAACTTTTACCATTAAGTAAAAAATACCATTGTATTGTTGATAACCCTCCTTACATGGGTGGTGGAAACATGAACAAAGTTTTGGGTGAATTTGTAAAGAAAAATTATCCTGATAGTAAAGCGGATTTAATGACTTGTTTTATGGAAGCGGGATTAAATATGCTTTTACCTAAAGGTATTTTAGGCATGATTAACCTTCCATCTTGGCTTTTTTTATCATCTTTTGAAAAATTGAGAGTAAAAATAATTAAAGAAAAATATATTGATTCTTTACTTCATATGGGTCGTGGAATATTTGGAATAGATTGGGGTTCAACTGCATTTATTATTCAAAATCAAATATTATTTAGAGATTCAAATTATTTTAAACTACATAAAAGAAATTTTCAACATCTATATCCTGAAGATATAAGAGATATTTTTCTTAAAGTAAAACAAGACAATACAATAAAAATAAATTTTGATAAATATCGTGAAGGTGACGTAATTTCGTCTGTGGTAGAACTTGTGGATGAAAAAGGATTACAAATTTCTTATACCGCCAATCAAAACGACTTTAAAAAAATTCCTGGGAGTCCAATTGGATATTGGTTGAATCAAAACTTTATTGATAAACTTCATTCATCTGACAAATTAAAAGAAATAGCCAATCCAAGGAAAGGCCTTGTTACTTTGGATGATACAAGATTTATAAAATTGTGGTTTGAGATGTCACGGGAGCGAACAAATTTTGAGGGTAATTCTAAAGACATTTCATTAACCGAAAACAAAAAGTGGAATATCATCAATAAAGGTGGAGGTAAATGCAAATGGTACGGTATGAATCACTTTGTAATTAATTGGTCTAATAATGGTGATGAACTCAAAAGATATATAGTAAAAAAGTATAAAGGGGGAAGTTATACTAAGGAGATAAGAAGTGAAAATTTATATTTCAAAAAAGGAATAACGTGGGGAGGAATAACTTCAGGCATTCCAACTTTTAGGTATTTTGGTGAAGGTGTAATATTCTCTTCCTCGGGACCGTCGGCATTTCCGAAAGAAAGCGACCTAAACTATATATTAGGCTTCTTAAATTCAAAGATAAGTGCAAAAATTTTAGAAGTGTTTTCGCCTACATTATCAGTGCTAAGTGGCGATATTGCTAAATTACCTATTATATTTTCGAACCAAGTTGATATTGATAGTAAAGTTTTATCATTGATTTCTATCTCAAAACAAGAATGGAATTCCCACGAAACTTCCTGGGACTTCCAACAAAATGAATTCATTCGTTTAAAATCTCAAGAATTAGAAGAAACCTACGATCTCTACCAATTGTATTGGAAAAACAAATTCACACAGTTACATAAAAATGAGGAAGAACTTAACCGTCAGTTTATAGAGATTTATGGTTTACAAGATGAGTTGACACCTGAGGTTACCTTCGAAGATATCACCATTCTAAAAGAAGAGACCAAAATAGTAGATGGTGAGTTGGTATTTCAAGCCAAAGAGATAATGGCACAGTTCATTTCTTATGCGGTGGGTTGCATGTTTGGTCGGTATTCTTTAGATCAAGAAGGGTTAATTCTCGCCAATCAGGGAGAAACTTTAGAAGACTATATAGAGAAAGTTGGTAAAGAAAAAGGTCATTTAACCTTTGTTCCTGATGCAGATAATATTATCCCTGTCTTAGATGATGAATGGTTTGAGGATGATATCGTCAACCGTTTCTATGCATTTTTAAAAGCAAGTTTCGGGGTGCAATATTTCGATAAAAATCTTGCCTTTTTAGAAGAGTCTTTGGGCAAAGATATTCGTAAATATTTTATCAAAGATTTCTATGAAGACCACATCAAACGATACAAGAAAAGACCCATCTATTGGATGTTCTCTTCCCCAAAAGGATCGTTCAACGTTTTGATCTACATGCACCGATACACCCAGGATTCATTAAATAAAATATTGAACGGCTATTTGGTTCAGTACCGAGAAAAACTCAATACCAAAATTGAAAACTTAGATCACATCATCGTAACAGGATCTTCCGCCGAGCAAACCAAAGCACAGAAAGAAAAAGACCGCCTGAAATTGGTCATCATGGAATTGGTAGATTACGAAAGAGAAATATTACGTCCCCTTGCTATCGAAAGAATTAGCATTGATTTAGATGATGGTGTATTGGTAAACTACAATAAGTTTGGTAAAGCAATCAAAGATGTTGCAGGTTTAAATGATGCCAAGACCAAGAAAAAGGTGAGAGAATTTGATTGGATTAGTACAGCAGAAATACGATGA